The genomic DNA CATTTCCCTTTATTTCAAACCAGAAATATGGGCTGGACCTGTTAATGGTAACGATACCCTTCCCCATACAATTTCTCTATTTGGCGGAATCGGTTTAGATGGTGACAAAGATGGATTTGCAAATGCAAATAACGACCGTGACCTTCTGCATACAGCAGCAACGGTTTTAAAGAAACAAGGAACGTCAGAAGAACGTATTAACATTATGCTTTGGGAATATTATAGACGTGCGAAAACAGTTGATTTAATTACCGAGTACGCCCAAATTTATAAACATTATGGACGTATTAATTTAGAAGGAAATGCTTTTCCCCTTCCGATTCGTAGTGACCATAGCTACCGTAGTACTTTCGGCGCTGGAAGAAGTTTTGGGGGAAGAAGAGTTCATGAAGGAACCGATATTTTTGCAGGCTATGGCGTACCAGTAAGATCCACTTGCTATGGCATTATTGAAACAAAGGGCTGGAACCGCCTTGGGGGATGGCGCATCGGCATTCGTGACCTTCATAATAATTACCATTATTACGCTCATTTAGGCGGGTTCTCAAAAGAAATACAGCTTGGACAAATTGTCGAGCCCGGGAAAGTAATCGGATTTGTTGGTAGCACCGGTTACGGCCCTCCCGGCACAGCTGGAAAATTCCCGCCCCACCTACATTTCGGCATGTATAAAGACAATGGTTATACAGAATGGGCTTTCGATCCATACATGCATTTAAGTCTGTGGGAACGAAAAGAACGCGCGAATACAAAACGATAACCGTAGCACATTGCTACGGTTATTTTTTATGTACTGATGCTGCTAACTATCCTTTTTCTTTTTATCAGGTACAGCAATACTCCCGCTTCCATAGTAAGTAGGCACTTCCCCTTGAACAATGCGCGTTGCAATCGGAACATCTTGTTTTACTTTTATTTCTTTCGTATGAAATGGAATAATGACTTGCAACGTTACTTCCATCTCCATAATAATTTGAATCGCTGTCGTATTGATCCCGTGCGGTTCAATTTTTTGTTTAATATCCGTATTCACATGACCAATCGTCGTGAAATCAATTGGAATATCGGGTCCTATATTTCCAAGAAGCGCATTATCCGTTACACGACCAAAAGGCACTGACATCGTTGCCCCATTTTTTTCAGAAATACCTAGCTCCTTCAAATTTCCTTGTTCTACTTGCTGTAAATATTTTTCTATGTATGTGGTCGTTGACGTTACGATTTCATTTACTTGCTTTGTATTTAAATTAATTGTGGATACTTTCCCGTTTTTATCATTTTGTACTTTCATTAATGAATCGACATCGAACCCTTCATTAATTCTATCTTTTACTGCCTTCGTCATAACCGCTGTCGCCATTTTATGCGTCTCTACTTCCCCATATTTAATTAATGTCGGCTGAATGCTACTATTCACAATCCATAATCCTTGCACGAGTAATATGGCAAAAAGAATAAACGACATAAGCAGTATGTGGCGAAAGGAAATAGGTCCCCTTCGAAACCGCGAATTTTTCGAACGAAATATACTCATAAAAAAACCTCCTTCTTATATCATTTCTATGCAAGAAGGAGGGACGATATATGCTTATCTCATTTTTAATAACGCTTCTTTTCCGATTGTGCCAGCCGTAATACCTAAAACTTCGGCTTCAATCGTTACTGATTCTAGCGGTGCTTCAAGAAGTTGTTCAATCGTTCTTACACCAACCGCACGGCCAGCAATAATACCTCGATCCCCTAACTTCTCATTTAAAAGACCTACATCTAATGCACCGCACATAATATATCCTTTATCGCTCATTACAGCTAGCAAATTTGTCTTTGGAAGTTTGACGCTAACCGCAATAAACGTATAATTATCGATTATAATTGGCTCCACATTAACCATAGTTCACACTCCTCTCTTTCTTATCTGTATGACAAGAGAAAAATGAGTGTTACAAGTTAACTAGCCTATAGTTTGACAGAAGATGTATGAGTTATTAACATGTCTGTTAACACATCTCTAAGTAGTTCTGGCATATAATATTGTTTGTCAGAAAGTGTGGATAGCTCTGGGTATAAGTAGCCAAATGTAAACATATCAATCGTTCCTACTGTATATATACGATCTAATTCCAGCGATTCCCCGTTAATTAATACATCTTCGAGTAAAATTT from Bacillus basilensis includes the following:
- a CDS encoding M23 family metallopeptidase — translated: MLRKISLLLSICFLLHQNIAYGEDNQQSIYEKRMALYKETEQSSGIPWYYLAAMDQYERNIRSVRKDIPKKPDAIISLYFKPEIWAGPVNGNDTLPHTISLFGGIGLDGDKDGFANANNDRDLLHTAATVLKKQGTSEERINIMLWEYYRRAKTVDLITEYAQIYKHYGRINLEGNAFPLPIRSDHSYRSTFGAGRSFGGRRVHEGTDIFAGYGVPVRSTCYGIIETKGWNRLGGWRIGIRDLHNNYHYYAHLGGFSKEIQLGQIVEPGKVIGFVGSTGYGPPGTAGKFPPHLHFGMYKDNGYTEWAFDPYMHLSLWERKERANTKR
- the yunB gene encoding sporulation protein YunB → MSIFRSKNSRFRRGPISFRHILLMSFILFAILLVQGLWIVNSSIQPTLIKYGEVETHKMATAVMTKAVKDRINEGFDVDSLMKVQNDKNGKVSTINLNTKQVNEIVTSTTTYIEKYLQQVEQGNLKELGISEKNGATMSVPFGRVTDNALLGNIGPDIPIDFTTIGHVNTDIKQKIEPHGINTTAIQIIMEMEVTLQVIIPFHTKEIKVKQDVPIATRIVQGEVPTYYGSGSIAVPDKKKKDS
- a CDS encoding YunC family protein, which encodes MVNVEPIIIDNYTFIAVSVKLPKTNLLAVMSDKGYIMCGALDVGLLNEKLGDRGIIAGRAVGVRTIEQLLEAPLESVTIEAEVLGITAGTIGKEALLKMR